Below is a genomic region from Coleofasciculus sp. FACHB-1120.
TAATTGGACTTGGTTACTTTTCGCTGGAGTGGGAAGCAGATAAAACAGCAAATAATTGGCTAAGTCCTCAAAAAGAACTTACCCCAGTTGATAATGGTTTAAAACCCAGCGCCTCTGACAGAGCCAGACTAACCGAACAACTTAATGAAATTCAGTCACGAATTAATCGATATTCGGCGATGATGGTCTTTTTCTACAAGCACTACTACATCTCAATTTCCCTGACCTCAGCTTCTGCTCTAGTGGCTGGAATTTGTTTGTTTTTTATTAGTAAGGTAGGGTGGGAGAAAGCAAATAATGGTTTAATTAATGTTTTTATTGTTACTTCTAGTGCTGTAATTTATTTCGGAGATTTACCGGGAATTTTTAAGCATGATGAAAGTAGCGCAGCAAGTCGGGATTTATATCTGGAACATATTTCTTTAAGAAACGAGGTACGCAGCTACTTAGCTACTGGTGGAACTATTGGTGGCGATCCGGAAAAACCCGATGCGTTTAGTCCCACGGAAACGAGTCGCTTTATTCATTATGTAGACAAGAAAATGGCTGAATTAAATAAAATTCCCATTGGCTTTGATGCTACGCGCATTACTGGTATTGAACGTAATTTAGAGAGATTAACTATTCCGGAAAAGGTTACATCTTCGCCTAAAGTCGTGCCAACTAAAAAGCCTATAGCTTCGCCTAAGCCTTTGCCAACTCAATAGTAAAATCCTTGCACCCTTTAAGTGCGATCGCTTACTCAAAGACTACTGTGCGATTTCCGTATACCAACACGCGATTTCGCAAGTGCGATCGCACTGCTCTCGCTAATACCACTCGCTCTAAATCTTTGCCTTTGCGAATCAAATCGTCAACCTCATCTCGATGGCTGACTCGCACCACATCCTGCTCAATAATTGGCCCTGCATCCAAGTCGGCAGTAACATAGTGAGCCGTCGCACCGATGATTTTGACACCACGTTCGTAGGCTTTGTGGTAGGGATTCGCTCCTACAAAGGCAGGTAAAAATGAATGATGAATATTGATAATTTGCGGAAATTGACTGATAAAATCAATGCTAACGATTTGCATATATTTCGCTAGCACAACTAAATCAATGTTGTATTGCCGCAGTAGTTCTAATTGTTTGGCTTCCTGCTGTGATTTAGTTTCTTTGGTAATCGGAATGTGATGATAGTCGATGCCAAATTGAGCGGCTACATCTTTTAAATCGGGATGGTTGCTGATAATTAATGGAATTTCGGCAGAGAATTCTTTTGCTCTGTGACGCCAAATGAGGTCAAAGAGACAATGATCTTGTTTGCTTACCCAGATGGCAATACGGGGTACAGTGTCGGAAAAGTGTAGCTGCCAGTTGGCTTGTAGAGGTTGCGCGATCGCGTTAAACGCTGGAGCAATATACTCTCGCGGCAAATTAAAATCTTCTAATTGCCATTCAATTCGAGTAAGAAATAAACCAGCAGCAAAATCAGTGTGCTGATCGGCATGAATAATATTACCGCCGTTAGCGTAGATGAAATTGGCTATTTTTGCCACCAGTCCCCGTTGATCGGGACAGGAAACTAGCAGCGTTGCGGTGGGGCTGTTCATGGTGAGGAAGAGGGGTTGTAATTATCTAACTTTTTAGGTTTTTCTGTTTTTGAAGTCGCGTTTTCACTATTTTTTTGGAGAGGGAGATGGGCTGGGCTGAGGTGACTTAGCTGGTGTTACATTTTTGATTGCTGGGGAAGGAGAAGGACTGGGCTGAGGTGGCTTAGATGGTGTTACATTTTTGGTTGCTGGGGAAGGAGAGGGACTGGACTGAGGTGACTTAGCTGGTGTTGCTTTTTTGATTTCTGGGGAAGGAGAAGGACTGGGCTGAGGTGACTTAGATGGTGTTGGTGTTGCTTTTTGAGAAGTTCCGTTTTTAGTATTTTTTGGAGACGGAGAAGGATTAGGATTATCTGGCTTAGATGGTGTTGCTTTGTCTGATGGTTTGCCGGGAGTATCTTTCTTACTTTCTGGAGAAGAAGAGGGACTGGGCTGAGGTGACTGAGACGGTATTGCTTTGTCAGAGGTTTTATCCGGACTATCTTTTTGAACTGTTTCCTTGGCTTTCCATTCTGACAAAGGGCGTTTTACACCATACTCAAAGTCTATCGGGACTAAAAGCACCTCTAGCTGCTGAGGGGTCTGGGCGGGGGGGTCAACTTGAGCATACAAGAAACTACTATTAAAGTTAGGCTTCCCCAAAATTATCTGATGAGTTTGCTGATTATTTAGCCTTACTTCTACCGTAGCTTGGGGTTTGTCGAGTCCATATTCTTGCAACTGGTTAGGGAAGATGGAGAGGGTGCGATCGCTCTTGCCATCCACCAGTAAATTTAGCAAGTATGAAACAGATGGATCGCTGGCGGGGGCGTTGCTGGGCGCTTTCATCTGCCATTGAGAAATACTCGTCTTGTCCACCGCTTCCTGTGTGACTCGCTCAAATTTCAAGGTTTGTTCCTGACTTTTAACTGTCAAAGCCTGTATCTGGTCTTTTTCAAAAGAAAAGATTTCCTTTTGTTTTGCCTGTGCTGCTTCTCGCTGGGGGGCACCTTTAATTTCATAAAAATAAACGAATCCCCCCAAACTAAGCGCCAACAATATCAGAATCCAAGTTGTTCGTTTTAGCTTCATAATCAACACGCGAGTTGATTTTAGATTAAATCCAAAATCTGAAATTACTAACGTCTGAACCACCAAACCAGTCC
It encodes:
- the purU gene encoding formyltetrahydrofolate deformylase, whose product is MNSPTATLLVSCPDQRGLVAKIANFIYANGGNIIHADQHTDFAAGLFLTRIEWQLEDFNLPREYIAPAFNAIAQPLQANWQLHFSDTVPRIAIWVSKQDHCLFDLIWRHRAKEFSAEIPLIISNHPDLKDVAAQFGIDYHHIPITKETKSQQEAKQLELLRQYNIDLVVLAKYMQIVSIDFISQFPQIINIHHSFLPAFVGANPYHKAYERGVKIIGATAHYVTADLDAGPIIEQDVVRVSHRDEVDDLIRKGKDLERVVLARAVRSHLRNRVLVYGNRTVVFE
- a CDS encoding DUF4340 domain-containing protein; protein product: MVQTLVISDFGFNLKSTRVLIMKLKRTTWILILLALSLGGFVYFYEIKGAPQREAAQAKQKEIFSFEKDQIQALTVKSQEQTLKFERVTQEAVDKTSISQWQMKAPSNAPASDPSVSYLLNLLVDGKSDRTLSIFPNQLQEYGLDKPQATVEVRLNNQQTHQIILGKPNFNSSFLYAQVDPPAQTPQQLEVLLVPIDFEYGVKRPLSEWKAKETVQKDSPDKTSDKAIPSQSPQPSPSSSPESKKDTPGKPSDKATPSKPDNPNPSPSPKNTKNGTSQKATPTPSKSPQPSPSPSPEIKKATPAKSPQSSPSPSPATKNVTPSKPPQPSPSPSPAIKNVTPAKSPQPSPSPSPKK